The Rhododendron vialii isolate Sample 1 chromosome 6a, ASM3025357v1 genome includes a window with the following:
- the LOC131329246 gene encoding ABC transporter G family member 9 — translation MEKEMVAADVEAQTTEKQEAPLSIFKKSNRPVTLKFEDVVYKVNPKKGGFLKNSKSEEKTILKGITGMVQPGEMLAMLGPSGSGKTTLLTALGGRLNGRLNGTITYNGSPFSNAMKRNTGFVTQDDVLYPHLTVTETLVFTALLRLPNSLTKDEKAAHAEAVISQLGLNRCKNSIIGGPLLRGVSGGERKRVSIGQEMLINPSLLFLDEPTSGLDSTTAQRIVSTLWELANGGRTIVMTIHQPSSRLFYMFHKVLLLSEGNPLYFGKGEEVMAYFASIGFTPSFAMNPSDFLLDLANGVASDESHEDEDPTVVKQTLVSSFKTNLADKLKAEVQETGPCRRDGAEDKQFARWSTTWGQQFSVLLRRGVKERKHEAFSTVKIVQVLVVAFLSGLLWWQSDITNLQDQIGLLFFYAGFWGFFPLFNAIFTFPQERMMLEKERSSGMYRLSSYFMASAFGDLPMELVLPTIFVTITYWMAGLKPNAVNFLEALFVLLYSVLVSNGLGLALGAVVMDQKKATILGSVIMLSFLLAGGYYVQHVPGFIAWIKYLSISNYTYKLLLATQYSPNEAYPCAGNNGTCLVGDFPSVKLVGLDRKAVSVAALAVMFVGYRLVAYIALMRIGVTRK, via the exons ATGGAAAAGGAGATGGTGGCAGCGGACGTGGAGGCACAGACGACGGAAAAACAAGAAGCTCCCCTCTCCATCTTCAAGAAATCCAACCGTCCGGTTACCTTGAAG TTTGAGGATGTTGTGTACAAGGTTAATCCTAAAAAAGGAGGATTCCTCAAGAACTCAAAATCCGAAGAAAAAACAATCTTAAAGGGAATCACCGGCATGGTCCAGCCCGGCGAAATGCTAGCCATGTTAGGCCCATCCGGCAGTGGCAAAACCACTCTCCTAACCGCATTGGGAGGCCGTCTCAATGGCCGACTCAACGGAACCATAACATACAATGGCTCACCCTTTTCCAACGCAATGAAGCGAAACACCGGATTCGTTACACAAGACGATGTCCTCTACCCTCACTTGACAGTGACCGAAACCCTAGTCTTCACTGCCCTCCTACGCTTACCGAATAGtctcactaaagacgaaaaagcCGCTCATGCTGAAGCAGTTATTTCCCAACTTGGACTCAATAGGTGCAAAAACAGTATCATTGGGGGTCCGCTCTTGCGAGGAGTATCTGGGGGTGAGAGGAAAAGGGTTAGCATCGGTCAAGAAATGCTTATAAATCCGAGTTTATTGTTTTTGGACGAGCCAACGTCGGGGCTTGACTCAACCACGGCTCAACGAATTGTATCAACGTTGTGGGAGCTAGCGAATGGGGGAAGGACGATTGTGATGACGATTCACCAGCCTTCTAGTAGGCTATTTTACATGTTTCATAAGGTACTTTTGCTATCGGAAGGGAATCCGTTGTATTTTGGGAAGGGAGAAGAGGTGATGGCTTACTTTGCTAGTATCGGATTCACACCGTCGTTCGCCATGAATCCTTCAGATTTTCTGCTGGATCTCGCAAATG GCGTCGCATCAGATGAATCCCATGAGGACGAGGACCCAACTGTGGTCAAGCAGACTCTTGTTTCTTCTTTCAAGACCAACCTGGCCGACAAGTTGAAGGCAGAAGTCCAGGAAACTGGCCCTTGCCGTCGAGACGGAGCAGAAGACAAGCAATTTGCCCGCTGGAGCACGACGTGGGGGCAGCAATTTTCGGTATTGCTTAGGAGAGGGGTGAAGGAACGGAAGCACGAAGCGTTCTCCACCGTCAAAATCGTACAGGTCCTCGTGGTTGCTTTCCTTTCAGGGCTACTCTGGTGGCAATCCGACATAACGAACTTACAAGATCAG ATAGGGCTTCTCTTCTTCTACGCAGGATTTTGGGGCTTCTTCCCTCTGTTCAATGCAATTTTCACCTTCCCACAAGAACGGATGATGCTCGAAAAGGAACGGTCTTCGGGTATGTACAGGCTCTCGTCGTATTTCATGGCAAGCGCTTTCGGCGACCTACCAATGGAGCTTGTCCTGCCCACCATTTTCGTCACCATAACATATTGGATGGCAGGGCTCAAACCCAATGCTGTAAATTTCCTAGAGGCCTTATTTGTTCTCCTATACAGTGTGCTGGTTTCTAATGGCCTAGGACTCGCACTTGGTGCCGTTGTGATGGACCAAAAAAAGGCCACGATTCTTGGATCGGTCATCATGCTTTCGTTCCTCTTAGCCGGAGGGTACTATGTTCAACATGTTCCGGGATTCATCGCGTGGATCAAGTACCTGTCGATTAGTAATTACACGTACAAGCTATTATTGGCAACTCAATACAGTCCGAACGAGGCGTACCCATGTGCTGGTAACAATGGGACTTGTTTGGTTGGCGATTTCCCTTCAGTAAAGCTCGTGGGACTTGACCGAAAGGCGGTTTCGGTGGCTGCTCTGGCTGTGATGTTCGTGGGTTACAGACTGGTTGCTTATATTGCCCTAATGAGGATTGGTGTCAcaagaaaatag
- the LOC131329248 gene encoding probable inactive beta-glucosidase 14 isoform X2, protein MKDESFQFNYLCFLLFLCFSSAHSLVRNCSTGEEEEDINRSQFPDGFFFGTATSSYQIEGAYLEDGKRLNNWDVFNHRKGNINGENGDVADDHYHRYLEDIEILQSLGVNSYRFSISWARILPRGKFGRVNPAGVSFYNKILDSLLLKGIEPFVTIYHHDFPQELEQRYGSWLSPLMQEDFVYFAETCFKSFGDRVKHWITINEPNLFADMAYIRGRYPPAHCSEPFGSCPVGNSDMEPLLAMHNMLLAHGKGAKLYRDHFQKNQGGVIGIVVSAFMYKPLTESEVDLAAANRALAFNVAWTFDPLIFGDYPPEMRHYHGNELPSFSLEEKDIIKDSIDFIGLNHYSTFYVKDCIYSSCAIGGDRPIRGFSNTTGYRDGVPIGDRTGMASFFVVPRGMEEIVNYVKDRYHNKPMYVLENGYSPPRNQEVQEQEVLNDVKRIEFHKAYLASLARSIRNGANVRGYFLWTLMDDYEWVAGYGLTFGLY, encoded by the exons ATGAAAGACGAAAGTTTCCAGTTCAACTACCTCTGTTTCCTTCTCTTCCTCTGTTTTTCCTCTGCCCATTCTCTTGTTAGAAACTGCAGCactggagaagaagaagaagacatcaATAGATCACAATTCCCAGATGGGTTCTTCTTTGGAACAGCCACTTCTTCATACCAA ATTGAAGGAGCATATCTTGAAGATGGTAAGAGACTCAACAACTGGGATGTCTTCAATCATAGGAAAg GTAACATAAATGGGGAAAACGGAGACGTCGCCGATGATCATTACCACCGGTACTTG GAAGATATTGAGATACTGCAGTCCCTTGGGGTAAATTCCTACAGATTTTCAATTTCTTGGGCTAGAATTCTCCCTA GAGGGAAATTTGGCAGAGTTAACCCCGCAGGGGTCTCCTTCTATAACAAAATACTAGATAGTCTCCTACTTAAag GAATCGAGCCATTTGTGACGATATATCATCATGATTTTCCCCAAGAACTTGAGCAAAGATATGGGTCTTGGCTCAGTCCCCTAATGCA GGaggattttgtttattttgcggAGACCTGTTTTAAGAGCTTTGGTGATCGAGTGAAGCACTGGATCACGATCAACGAGCCGAACCTGTTTGCAGATATGGCCTACATTAGGGGAAGATACCCACCAGCCCATTGTTCGGAGCCTTTCGGAAGCTGTCCCGTCGGCAACTCCGACATGGAGCCCCTCTTAGCGATGCACAACATGTTACTGGCTCATGGCAAGGGTGCTAAGCTCTACCGCGATCATTTTCAG AAAAACCAAGGTGGAGTTATTGGAATTGTTGTAAGTGCGTTTATGTATAAACCACTGACCGAAAGTGAAGTTGATTTGGCTGCTGCAAATAGGGCCTTGGCTTTTAATGTCGCCTG GACTTTTGATCCCCTAATATTCGGAGATTACCCTCCAGAAATGCGTCATTACCACGGGAATGAATTGCCAAGCTTCTCTCTAGAGGAAAAAGATATCATAAAAGACAGTATTGACTTCATCGGCCTCAACCATTACTCGACATTCTACGTCAAGGACTGCATTTATTCTAGTTGCGCCATAGGGGGAGACCGGCCAATTCGAGGCTTTTCAAACACTACTGGATATCGGGATGGTGTTCCGATTGGGGACCGG ACAGGGATGGCAAGTTTCTTTGTAGTTCCAAGAGGCATGGAAGAGATTGTTAACTATGTTAAGGACAGATATCATAACAAGCCCATGTATGTGCTGGAAAATG GGTATTCACCACCAAGAAATCAAGAGGTACAAGAGCAGGAGGTACTGAATGATGTAAAGCGAATTGAATTCCACAAAGCATACTTGGCTTCCTTGGCCAGATCAATCAG
- the LOC131329248 gene encoding probable inactive beta-glucosidase 14 isoform X1: MKDESFQFNYLCFLLFLCFSSAHSLVRNCSTGEEEEDINRSQFPDGFFFGTATSSYQIEGAYLEDGKRLNNWDVFNHRKGNINGENGDVADDHYHRYLEDIEILQSLGVNSYRFSISWARILPRGKFGRVNPAGVSFYNKILDSLLLKGIEPFVTIYHHDFPQELEQRYGSWLSPLMQEDFVYFAETCFKSFGDRVKHWITINEPNLFADMAYIRGRYPPAHCSEPFGSCPVGNSDMEPLLAMHNMLLAHGKGAKLYRDHFQKNQGGVIGIVVSAFMYKPLTESEVDLAAANRALAFNVAWTFDPLIFGDYPPEMRHYHGNELPSFSLEEKDIIKDSIDFIGLNHYSTFYVKDCIYSSCAIGGDRPIRGFSNTTGYRDGVPIGDRTGMASFFVVPRGMEEIVNYVKDRYHNKPMYVLENGYSPPRNQEVQEQEVLNDVKRIEFHKAYLASLARSIRNGADVRGYFVWSLMDNYEWVDGYGLTFGLYYIDRKTLKRTPKQSALWYRRFLTNTISCQKEEVMRSSFGNKNVIDSGVQAKAAAM, encoded by the exons ATGAAAGACGAAAGTTTCCAGTTCAACTACCTCTGTTTCCTTCTCTTCCTCTGTTTTTCCTCTGCCCATTCTCTTGTTAGAAACTGCAGCactggagaagaagaagaagacatcaATAGATCACAATTCCCAGATGGGTTCTTCTTTGGAACAGCCACTTCTTCATACCAA ATTGAAGGAGCATATCTTGAAGATGGTAAGAGACTCAACAACTGGGATGTCTTCAATCATAGGAAAg GTAACATAAATGGGGAAAACGGAGACGTCGCCGATGATCATTACCACCGGTACTTG GAAGATATTGAGATACTGCAGTCCCTTGGGGTAAATTCCTACAGATTTTCAATTTCTTGGGCTAGAATTCTCCCTA GAGGGAAATTTGGCAGAGTTAACCCCGCAGGGGTCTCCTTCTATAACAAAATACTAGATAGTCTCCTACTTAAag GAATCGAGCCATTTGTGACGATATATCATCATGATTTTCCCCAAGAACTTGAGCAAAGATATGGGTCTTGGCTCAGTCCCCTAATGCA GGaggattttgtttattttgcggAGACCTGTTTTAAGAGCTTTGGTGATCGAGTGAAGCACTGGATCACGATCAACGAGCCGAACCTGTTTGCAGATATGGCCTACATTAGGGGAAGATACCCACCAGCCCATTGTTCGGAGCCTTTCGGAAGCTGTCCCGTCGGCAACTCCGACATGGAGCCCCTCTTAGCGATGCACAACATGTTACTGGCTCATGGCAAGGGTGCTAAGCTCTACCGCGATCATTTTCAG AAAAACCAAGGTGGAGTTATTGGAATTGTTGTAAGTGCGTTTATGTATAAACCACTGACCGAAAGTGAAGTTGATTTGGCTGCTGCAAATAGGGCCTTGGCTTTTAATGTCGCCTG GACTTTTGATCCCCTAATATTCGGAGATTACCCTCCAGAAATGCGTCATTACCACGGGAATGAATTGCCAAGCTTCTCTCTAGAGGAAAAAGATATCATAAAAGACAGTATTGACTTCATCGGCCTCAACCATTACTCGACATTCTACGTCAAGGACTGCATTTATTCTAGTTGCGCCATAGGGGGAGACCGGCCAATTCGAGGCTTTTCAAACACTACTGGATATCGGGATGGTGTTCCGATTGGGGACCGG ACAGGGATGGCAAGTTTCTTTGTAGTTCCAAGAGGCATGGAAGAGATTGTTAACTATGTTAAGGACAGATATCATAACAAGCCCATGTATGTGCTGGAAAATG GGTATTCACCACCAAGAAATCAAGAGGTACAAGAGCAGGAGGTACTGAATGATGTAAAGCGAATTGAATTCCACAAAGCATACTTGGCTTCCTTGGCCAGATCAATCAG GAATGGTGCTGATGTGCGCGGCTACTTTGTATGGTCATTGATGGACAACTATGAATGGGTCGATGGCTATGGCCTGACATTCGGGCTTTACTACATTGATCGTAAAACTCTCAAAAGGACTCCCAAGCAATCTGCTTTATGGTATAGGAGATTCCTAACTAATACTATTAGCTGCCAAAAGGAAGAAGTGATGAGAAGTTCATTTGGAAACAAGAATGTCATAGATTCTGGGGTACAAGCGAAAGCAGCAGCAATGTGA